The Neorhodopirellula lusitana genome segment CATTTGGAATTCATTGAATCCAACAAGGCAACCTGGGCTTCGGTCCAGGTTTTCGATAGCAACTTGGCTGACTGATTCGAACAGTCATCCTTTCCACTTCCCGTTTTCCAAGACTCGATCGAGATACAAGATGAGCGTTCTGGTAACCCAACAAGCACCTGACTTCACCGCTACCGCTGTCATGCCCGACGGCACCTTCAAAGCCGACTTCACACTTTCGGACTACCAGGGCAAGTACGTCCTGTTGTTCTTCTGGCCTTTGGACTTCACCTTCGTTTGCCCCACCGAAATCATCGCCTTCAGCGATCGTGCTAAGGACTTCGAAGCACTGGGCGTCAATATCATCGGCGTTTCGGTCGACAGCCACTTCACCCACCTGGCTTGGACCAACACACCACGCAGCGAAGGCGGTATCGGCAAGACCGACTACCCATTGGTTGCCGACATGAACAAGCAAATCTCGCGTGACTACGACGTGTTGCTTGATGGTGGCGTCGCCCTCCGTGGCCTATTCTTGATCGACCAAGACGGAAAGGTTCGCCACCAAGTGGTTAACGACCTACCACTCGGACGCAGCGTCGACGAAGCTCTTCGCATGGTCAAGGCACTTCAGTACTTCGAAAAGAATGGCGAAGTCTGCCCCGCCAACTGGCAAGAAGGTTCGCGTACAATCAAAGCGGACGTAGAAGGAAGTAAAGAATTCTTTGGTGCTGAGTACGCAGGAAACTAGCTTATGTGGACCGTCCAGGCCCCCTCCGAACAAGAAGCCGTTAACGACAGTGAACTCCTAGTTGGCCATTGCATTGCCGATGGTCATGACTGGGTGTGCCGCGCTGGCGGTGGCACTGACGGCATCTCGCTGGGCGACCCGGATGGCTCATTGCATGTTTCCGTCTTTGGCGGAAGCTCCGTCAAGCCAGGAAAGCTGGATCTCCCCGTCGCCGCCGAACGCTACGTTCGCGGCGACGAATGGAAGATCTCTTATCCACAAGGCGAAAGCGAATTTTCGCTTCGCCTGTCCATTCGAATTGTCGAAGCAACCAGCACGCGACTCGTGCTGGAACCGACCTTTTCGATCCAAACGTCGCTGCTCGACACGCACCCGACTTTACTCTTAAAGGCAATCGGCGGCAAAACCGCTGGATCGACCATACCCAATGCCAGCGAACTCGGTGACTTCACCGCTTCCACACTGGACCTAACCGGTGGCGCCGGTTCCGTGTCGATCCTTGTCGGGCCCCGAGACACAGCCTACGCCACGGATCGTTCAACCAGTGACCGACTCGAACTGCAACTGTTCGGCGACTTCCTCGAAAAAGGCGTGATCTGCAAGGTTCGCCCCTGGATCATCCTAGACCGCTCCGACGTCGCAATCACCTCGGACGAACTGCTGGCCTATGCCAAGCAACTCAGCGAAACACCGCTCCCTCTGACGGAATAGCCCACGCAAGTTGCTGCGATTAACGGGCAGTCAAACAAAGCCAGCAGCAACGCGTCAAGTCAATGAGCGACAAGGCACTAGCCGTCGGTTCCTAGCACCTCACCGCTCTCAAATGAGTCTCTGCCCACTCAGCGTTCCAGCCACCGACACTGGGGAACACGAATCAGCGTTAACGCCACACTCAGTTAAACACCCTGATGCCGATGGCACTCAACTAGAAGCCAATTGGGCCGACCAAAGCGAGCCAAGACCCAAGCATTGGATCCACCCCTTACGCCCGCCCCTTCAAACACAAGCCCAGCCAAACCCAGGGCCATCCGCTTCCGCTTACATCGCCACCGTGACGGTCTTGTTTTCCAAGTACGGCTTCAATCCTTCGCTACCCAGCTCGCGCCCCTGGCCACTCATCTTGAATCCGCCGAACGGTGCGGCAGCGTCAAAAACGTCATAGCAGTTCACCCACACCGTGCCAGCTCGAACACCCGCTGCAAACCGGTGAGCCTTCTGGATGTCTCGTGTCCAAACCGCTGCTGCCAAACCAAACATGGTGTCGTTAGCACGCCGCAAGATTTCGTCTTCCTTGCTGAATGACAAAACACTCATCACCGGACCGAAAATCTCATCACGCGCGATCGCCATGTCATCATTCACTTCCGTAAAGACGGTCGGCTCAATGAAGTAACCCGTCTCGTGCGCTCGCTTGCCGCCGCTAACACACTTTGCACCTTGCTCGTTCCCCTTATCGATATAGCCCATGATCTTGTCAAACTGAGCCTGGTCGATCTGGGGCCCTTGCTGGGTTCGCCTATTGAATGGGTCTCCCACCCGGCGACTCTTTGTTAGCGCGGTTAATTTCTCGACAAACTCGTCCTGAATGGACTCTTCCACAAACACCCGGCTGCCCGCACAACAACATTGCCCCTGGTTCAAGAACAAACCAATAAACGCACCCTGCACCGCCGCATCCAAATCCGCGTCCGCGAAAACCACGTTAGGGCTCTTACCGCCCAACTCGAACGTCAAACGCTTCAGCGACTCAGCCGAGTTTCGCATGATGATTTGAGCCGTGCGGTGTTCGCCCGTGAACGCGATCTTGTCGACACCGGGGTGATCCACCAAAGCACCACCCGCTGTCGGACCAAAGCCAGGAACCACATTGATCACGCCGTTGGGAAAACCAACCTCCTTGGCGATCGCCGCCATCGCTAAACAGGTCAACGGCGTCTGCTCCGCCGGTTTCATCACAATCGTGCAGCCCGCCGCCAACGCGGGCCCCCACTTCCACGCCGTCATCAGCATTGGGAAGTTCCACGGAATGATTTGGCCCACAACGCCAATCGGCTCCTTGCGTGTGTAGCACAGATAGTCGCCGCGAATGGGAATCGTTTCGCCGTGAATCTTGTCCGCAAAGCCAGCGTAATATCGAATCGCATCGATCGCTAACGGTAAGTCAGCCGTCGTCGATTCCGCGATCGGCTTCCCATTATCCAGCGTCTCCAACATGGCCAGTTCTTCGAGACGTTCCTCCAACGCATCGGCCAATTTGAACATCAACCGGCCGCGATCCCGAGCATCCATCGTCGCCCAGGGCCCCGACTCAAATGCCTTCCTCGCTGCCGCAACCGCGAGATCGATATCCGCCTTGTCGCCTTCGGCAACCTGAGTGATCTCCTGTTCCGTGGCCGGGTTCACCGTGGCGAACGTTTTGCCGCTGACGGAATCTCGCCACTCCCCGTCAATGAACAACTGAGTATGCTCGATCGGGACGGATGGGCCACTGGTTTGGGTGGGCATGGCAGTCGACATCAGAACGCTCCTGAAAAGTGGGGATTTTGGAGGGTGTGGTGAATAGATCGGCAAAGCGTCTCACCCAACCCGGTCCGCAATCCGTTCCAACTCAGGAAGCTTGCGACCGGATCGGCCTCGTCGCTATTTGCCTAAGTCCGAATCTGAACCAGATCGGGTGTGTCCTCCGGCGTCGCCCCCTCCGAAGCAACACCATCAGCCTGAGGATCTTGATAGTTCGATGACTTGAAATGCTTGGCATAGGTGCCAAAGTCATTGAACGCGTATTTCTTCGCCCAGCGATAGACAAAGCTTCGCTCCGGAATCTCATCGCCTGGCTGATACTGGCTGCGACGTGGCGACACCGCCTTCAGTTCGTCGATCACGCCACCTCTCGCCGTTGTATCCCGAGCTCCGTGTTTCTCCGCCAGCTCCACCAACAGATCCGGACGTTCCATAATCACACAACCGCGCGTGTTGCCAGCCGTCAGCTCTCGGAAATCCCGCAAGAAAGTCGACTGATTAAACGTGTCCTTCAGCGGCACGTCATCATGAATGGACTCCGTTGCCAACTGAATCACCGGGCACGGCTCAATATCGCCCCATGGCCCCACGTGGTGAGTGAACCCTGTCACCGCCGGGCACAACGCGTTACCGGCATCGTCATGATACGCATCGATCACGATGATCGGTTTGGTTGCTCGCGTGTCGACCACAAACTGCCGAACCCGTCGCTGCTCTTCACTGGACAACGCCAATTGCGGATTCGGTTCTGGACCGACCGGACGATAGATATGGAACCAACAATACATGACTCCCATCTCGATCAAACGGTCCACCCACTTGTCGCTAACCAAGTCATCAATGTTTGACTTGCAAACACTCGTGCACACACCGACCAACAACTTGTTGCGAACCGCGGCCCTGATCCCCTCCATTGTCTGATTCAACACACCGTCTCGCCCACGACGCGTGTCACTGATGATCTCGCTGCCCTCCACACTGATCAGCGGAGTCACATTCCCGCACTTCCGCAATCGCTGCGCCACCTCATCGGTGATGAAATGCCCGTTCGTAAAGACTTGGAAATAGACATCCGGATGGCGTTCGAACAACGTCAACAAATCTTTGTGCATGAACGGCTCGCCGCCCAAAATGCCAAAGAAGCTGTTCCCCATCTCCTTCGCTTGTTCGATTGTCTTCGACGCTGCATCCAATTCGATGCGGTGCTGCTTCGCGGCAACGTCAACCCAGCATCCCTGGCATCGCAAATTGCAACTATTGATCACCGATAGGTACAGGAACGGTGGAAAGAAGTCTCCCTTCTTCAGCCGCTGCTTGTGCTTGTGAACGCTTCGCAAGCCTTTCACGCCCAGCATCCAAGCTGCCTTGGCGAGCAAACGCTTGTCAGTTTCCAACGCGAAACGGCGAGCCATTCGAAGATACATACGTCGTCATTTGATGGGGAAGGAACGGAGGACTCCATTGACCCGTAGGTTAACAGATTTCGCGGTCAGCGACCGAATCGATCGCGATCCAGTTGCCTTGGTACTATCGAGCACCGGAAAGAGCTGGAAATCCGGCACTTCCTCCCAAAGAGCTAGCCCAAACGGGACCGCCCCAACCAACCCAAGCTGAATCAATACATCGCCTCCTGACGCGACCACACCGGCCAACCGGAACAGCCTGACGCGTTATGTCGCGGCCCCCTTCGCAACAGTGCAAGAAATCTTGACATCGGTTACAATCCAACAAGTATCATGGACCGACAGAATACGGTCATAGGCGTCACTGAGGCGAAAATGCTC includes the following:
- a CDS encoding radical SAM protein, encoding MARRFALETDKRLLAKAAWMLGVKGLRSVHKHKQRLKKGDFFPPFLYLSVINSCNLRCQGCWVDVAAKQHRIELDAASKTIEQAKEMGNSFFGILGGEPFMHKDLLTLFERHPDVYFQVFTNGHFITDEVAQRLRKCGNVTPLISVEGSEIISDTRRGRDGVLNQTMEGIRAAVRNKLLVGVCTSVCKSNIDDLVSDKWVDRLIEMGVMYCWFHIYRPVGPEPNPQLALSSEEQRRVRQFVVDTRATKPIIVIDAYHDDAGNALCPAVTGFTHHVGPWGDIEPCPVIQLATESIHDDVPLKDTFNQSTFLRDFRELTAGNTRGCVIMERPDLLVELAEKHGARDTTARGGVIDELKAVSPRRSQYQPGDEIPERSFVYRWAKKYAFNDFGTYAKHFKSSNYQDPQADGVASEGATPEDTPDLVQIRT
- a CDS encoding peroxiredoxin; this encodes MSVLVTQQAPDFTATAVMPDGTFKADFTLSDYQGKYVLLFFWPLDFTFVCPTEIIAFSDRAKDFEALGVNIIGVSVDSHFTHLAWTNTPRSEGGIGKTDYPLVADMNKQISRDYDVLLDGGVALRGLFLIDQDGKVRHQVVNDLPLGRSVDEALRMVKALQYFEKNGEVCPANWQEGSRTIKADVEGSKEFFGAEYAGN
- a CDS encoding aldehyde dehydrogenase family protein, encoding MSTAMPTQTSGPSVPIEHTQLFIDGEWRDSVSGKTFATVNPATEQEITQVAEGDKADIDLAVAAARKAFESGPWATMDARDRGRLMFKLADALEERLEELAMLETLDNGKPIAESTTADLPLAIDAIRYYAGFADKIHGETIPIRGDYLCYTRKEPIGVVGQIIPWNFPMLMTAWKWGPALAAGCTIVMKPAEQTPLTCLAMAAIAKEVGFPNGVINVVPGFGPTAGGALVDHPGVDKIAFTGEHRTAQIIMRNSAESLKRLTFELGGKSPNVVFADADLDAAVQGAFIGLFLNQGQCCCAGSRVFVEESIQDEFVEKLTALTKSRRVGDPFNRRTQQGPQIDQAQFDKIMGYIDKGNEQGAKCVSGGKRAHETGYFIEPTVFTEVNDDMAIARDEIFGPVMSVLSFSKEDEILRRANDTMFGLAAAVWTRDIQKAHRFAAGVRAGTVWVNCYDVFDAAAPFGGFKMSGQGRELGSEGLKPYLENKTVTVAM